GAACGGTGCCCACCACCGCAGCCAGCACCGACGGGGTGGAGCTCTTCTGGATCCCGTTGGGCGCGGGTCCCGGCGGTCAGGTCGTCCGGACCAGCGGCAGGATCTACGAGGCGCTGGTCGCGGCACGCGAGCGCCGCGCGCGGGTGGACCTGTTCCACTCGGCCCTGATCGTCCGGCTGGACGGCCACGACCACGCCATCGAGATGGCACCGGTGTGGTCGCTGCGGGTGCCCGATCGCGGCGTGGTCTCCGAGGGCCCCGTCGGATTCCACTCCGCGGGCCGTCTGCGGCTCTTCCGTTACGAGGTCCGGTGCTGGCGGGACGGGTTCATCCCGGACGTGCGATCGGCAGTCGGCGGTCCGAAGCGCGTCAGCACCGGATCAGCGCCGGCACGTCGGGTGCTCGACGCGGTCCCGTCGTTCCCGACAGCCACCTGGGGCCGAGACGAGCTGCGGGCCGGCGAGATGTGGAACTCCAACTCGCTGACCTCCTGGCTGTTGCGCCGGAGCGGGCACGACCTCGGCGACCTCCACCCACCCGGAGGCGGACGCGCGCCCGGGTGGGACGCCGGGGGGCTCGTTGCTCACCGCGACCTACCGGAGTCGTCCATGCCCACAGGGTGATCGCGCCCGTCGACCCCGGATCGTGTCGGATGGTGGCTTGTACTGTCGGCAGATGAACGACGTGCGCGAGTTCACGATCGACATTCCTCCTGCCACGCTGACGGACCTGCGCGAGCGACTCGCGCGGACGAGGTTCTCGCCTCGCGTCGGCGACGGCTGGGAGGCCGGCACCGACCCGGACTACCTCGCCGCGTTCGTCGCGTCGTGGGCCGACTTCGACTGGGGGCCCACCGAGCGCGCGGTGAACCAGATCCCGCAGCAGCTGGTCCGGGCAGGCGGGGCCGACATCCACGTCCTGCACGTTCCGGCGCGTGGCGACGCTGTGTCGCCGATCCCGCTCGTGCTGACGCACGGCTGGCCGAGCTCCTTCTTCGAGTTCCTCCCGCTGATCGGCCCGTTGACCGACCCGGCAGGCCACGGCGGTGACGCCACCGACGCCTTCGACGTGATCATCCCGTCGCTCCCAGGATTCGGATTCTCCGAGCAGCTGCCGCAGGGGCCGACCGAGCCGTCACGCATCGCCGACCTCTGGGTCGAGGTGATGGAACAGCTGGGGTACCGCTCCTTCGGCGCGTACGGCGGCGACATCGGCTCCCACGTGACGAACTTCCTCGGCGCGAACCATCCCCAGCGCGTGCTCGGCGTGTTCACCCATCACCCGAACCTCCACCCCCAGCTCGATCCGGCCTGGCCGCTCTCCTCGGCCGAGCAGCGGTACCTCGAGGAGCGCAGCAACGACCCCGGCGGGCACGACGACGGCTACGCGGCGATCCAGGCCACGCGGCCGAACTCGCTCGCGGCGGGACTCGCCGACTCCCCCGCCGGCCTCGCCGCCTGGCTGGTCGAGAAGTACCGCGAATGGAGCGACTGCGAGGGGGACCTGGAGTCGTCCATCGACCGCGGAACGCTGATGAGCATCGCCACCCTGTACTGGGTCACCAACACGATCGGCACCTCGTTCCTGCCCTACCGCGACGACGACGCGACGCCGCCACTCCCGCCCGTCACCGCTCCGGCGGGCCTGATCCTCACCCCGGAGGACGCGCACTTTCCGCGCGAGTTCGCCGCCAGGACCTACACGGACATCCAGCTGTGGCGAGGGCCCGAGCCCGGCGGCCACTTCCTCGCGCTCGAGCAGCCCGAGCGCCTCGTGCGCGACCTCCGTGACTTCTTCCGGCCGCTCCGCACTGCGAGCGCGGACCGCCCCTAGCCTCCGGTCTTCGCGACCACTTCGATCCACCGGGTCGGCGCCTCGATCGGCCCCGGACCGAAGTGCCGTGTCAGCGCGTCCTCGGCGATCGCCGTCGCATCGTCGACCGTGAGGGTCTCGTGGTGCTCGATCGCCACCCGAAGCGGCGTGCCCTGGCAGAACGCCCTCGCGGCCTCCGCCGGGGTGGTGCGGCTCGTCCCGTCGACGGCCCGGATGGTGGCGCCCGGCATGCCTGCCTCCTCGAGGTCGTCCCTGATCCGCGGAACGTGGAAGTAGCCGTGTGGCGTGCGGCTCAGGAAGTCCACCGGGTGCTCCGGCGTGGCGGTGACGAGCGCGGCGTGGATGACCCACGGGACCTCGCTGGTCTCGATCCGGTCCCAGACGTTGAAGACGAGCGAACCGCCCGGCCGCAGCACGCGGGCCGCTTCGCGGTACCCCAGGACGCGATCGGGGAAGAACATCGCACCGAACTGGCAGGCGACCACGTCGAAGGCCCGGTCGTCGAAGGGCAGGTCCAGCGCGTCCGCCTGCTGCCAGGTCACCACCTCGTTCGGGACGGCCGCTCCGGCGGCGTCCAGCATCGGCTGGTTGAGGTCCGTGGCCGTGATCCTGGCGCCGGGACAGCTCCGCAGCAGAGCGACGGTGAGCGCCCCGGTGCCGGCCGCGGTCTCGACGACCTCGCCCGGCGCGAGATCCGCGACCACCTGGGCGAGACTCTCCGCCGGCTCCTCGAAGATCATCGGCACGAGGAGCCGCTGGTAGACCTCCGGGATGCCGCCGCGGAACTGCGCGTCCCGCTCCGCCTCCGCGTCGTCCATGTCTGCAACGTACGCCCGTCCCGGCGCACGTTCCAGAGACGGACAGCGTCCCTAGCGCACCGTGATCTTCAGCGGCTTCGACGCGATCCGGAAGGTGTCGGCGTCGCCGCCCCAGATCCACTTGTACGTGTGCTCGCCCTTGGGCTGCTTGCCGAGCGTGTAGATCTTGGACTTCCCGAGCTTCACGTACAGGTTCTTGATCCGCTTGCCGTCGCGGTAGAGCGAGAGCCGCAGCGGCTTGTCGCGCCAGAGGTCGAACTCCGCGTCCTTGCCGTAGGTGTTGCCGATCCGGACACCGAATCGCGCCTCTCCGGGTCCGGCCAGCGGCACGCCGTCCTTCACGTAGCCGCGATCGCGCAGGAACGTCGACCAGTGCACCTTCGTGACCAGCTTCACTCCACGGACGACCCCGCCGGGCTGGGAGATCCTGACCGGCGGGAACTTCACGGTCGGGAGACGGGGCGACCAGTCCTTCGTGCCGGCCAGCGGCACCGACCCGACCGGCAGCCCGCGCAGGGTGAGGATGCCGCGCTGGTCGGTGAACGCGTCGCGATTCCCCGACAGCGGCCCCGCGGCACCGTCGGCGTAGACGAGGTACTCCGGCAGCCGGTGCCCGGTGGGCGTCATGACCGTCGCGCGAAGCGTTCCCCCGCGCGCCACCGTGAACGTGCCCAACGACGTGGATCCGGCGTGCACCGTCACCGCGACCGGTCCGAGCCAGGTGTACTTCACCGGTGTGAGGTCCCAGTAGTCGAACGACTCTTCCGCCGCCAGGGTGTACTGGCCGGGAACGGCGGCATCGGTGCGGAACTCGCCGGTCGCCGACGTCACGAGGTCGATCGGTGAGGCCGAGCCTTCCGGGTCCAACCTGACCTTCATCCCCTTCACCGGGCCACCGAGGTCATCGACGATCCGCCCCGTCACGACGGAGTCCGGAGCCTCCGCCACGGCAGGCTGGGCGCCCGCTCCCACCAACACCACCGTCATCGAGGCCGCAACGGCCGACGCCATCCAACGCATGGAACCATCCCCCCGAGCCCGTCTCTCGGGCGCTCCACCCGAGCCTAGGCGGGTCTGTGAGAGATGTCACGGCTGGGGCGGATGGGGAAGATGCAGGGGTCTTCGGGCGTTGAACGTCCCTGTCGTCCGCCCTCGGTCGACCACCCGCAGACGTCTTCCCAGGAGCTTCGTGACCACCACCGCCCTCTCGGCACCCCCGGCTCCGAGCACCGACCGCGCCGGGCGCCTCATCGCCCTGCTCGTCGGCTCGGCGTTCGTCGTGATCCTCAACGAGACGATCATGAGCGTCGCCCTGCCCGAGCTGATGCGGGAGTTCGACGTGCCCGCCGCGACGGCCCAGTGGCTCACGACCGCGTTCCTGCTGACCATGGCCGTGGTCATCCCGATCACGGGGTTCCTGCTGACGCGCTACCCGCTGCGCCGGATCTTCATGGCGGCGATGATCTCCTTCACGGTCGGCACCCTGCTCGCCGCGCTGGCGCCCACCTTCGGGGTCCTGGTCGCGGCGCGCTCCGTTCAGGCGGTTGGCACGGCGCTGATGATGCCGCTGCTGATCACGACGATCCTCAACCTGGTGCCGGCCGACCGCCGCGGCCGAATGATGGGCACGGTCTCCATCGTCATCTCGGTGGCCCCCGCCATCGGCCCCACGATCTCGGGCATCGTGCTGGATCAGCTCGACTGGCGCTGGATGTTCTGGCTCGTGCTGCCGATCGCGCTCGTCGCGCTCGGGCTGGGCGCGGCGTGGGTGCGCAACGTCACCGAGCCGGTCGACGTGCCGATCGACGCCCTGTCGGTCGTCCTCTCCGCGCTGGCGTTCGGTGGCCTGATCTACGGGCTGAGCAGCATCGGTGAGGCCGCCGCGGGCGAGGTCCCGGTGCAGCCGTGGGTCCCGATCGTCATCGGCGCCGTCGCTCTGGCCTTCTTCGTGGCGCGTCAGCTCTCGCTGCGCGAGCGGGCCCTGCTCGACCTGCGCACCTTCGCCCACCGCACCTTCACGATCGCGGCGAGCCTGGTCGCGGTCAGCATGATGGCGCTCTTCGGCACCCTGATCCTGCTGCCGATCTACCT
This genomic interval from Aeromicrobium choanae contains the following:
- a CDS encoding epoxide hydrolase family protein, which translates into the protein MNDVREFTIDIPPATLTDLRERLARTRFSPRVGDGWEAGTDPDYLAAFVASWADFDWGPTERAVNQIPQQLVRAGGADIHVLHVPARGDAVSPIPLVLTHGWPSSFFEFLPLIGPLTDPAGHGGDATDAFDVIIPSLPGFGFSEQLPQGPTEPSRIADLWVEVMEQLGYRSFGAYGGDIGSHVTNFLGANHPQRVLGVFTHHPNLHPQLDPAWPLSSAEQRYLEERSNDPGGHDDGYAAIQATRPNSLAAGLADSPAGLAAWLVEKYREWSDCEGDLESSIDRGTLMSIATLYWVTNTIGTSFLPYRDDDATPPLPPVTAPAGLILTPEDAHFPREFAARTYTDIQLWRGPEPGGHFLALEQPERLVRDLRDFFRPLRTASADRP
- a CDS encoding MDR family MFS transporter codes for the protein MTTTALSAPPAPSTDRAGRLIALLVGSAFVVILNETIMSVALPELMREFDVPAATAQWLTTAFLLTMAVVIPITGFLLTRYPLRRIFMAAMISFTVGTLLAALAPTFGVLVAARSVQAVGTALMMPLLITTILNLVPADRRGRMMGTVSIVISVAPAIGPTISGIVLDQLDWRWMFWLVLPIALVALGLGAAWVRNVTEPVDVPIDALSVVLSALAFGGLIYGLSSIGEAAAGEVPVQPWVPIVIGAVALAFFVARQLSLRERALLDLRTFAHRTFTIAASLVAVSMMALFGTLILLPIYLQSVLGLSTLETGLVLLPGGLTMGLLAPFVGRLFDRHGPRPLVAPGAAVTSVALWSMAMFGTSTSQGTVVAVHVLMSIGLALMFTPLLTSALGSLPHHLYSHGSATVSTLQQVAGAAGTALFVTVMTRRSVADLEAGASVVDATAAGVHAALFYGGAISALAVVVALFVRGPKSGVGAEVPAA
- a CDS encoding carboxypeptidase-like regulatory domain-containing protein; this encodes MRWMASAVAASMTVVLVGAGAQPAVAEAPDSVVTGRIVDDLGGPVKGMKVRLDPEGSASPIDLVTSATGEFRTDAAVPGQYTLAAEESFDYWDLTPVKYTWLGPVAVTVHAGSTSLGTFTVARGGTLRATVMTPTGHRLPEYLVYADGAAGPLSGNRDAFTDQRGILTLRGLPVGSVPLAGTKDWSPRLPTVKFPPVRISQPGGVVRGVKLVTKVHWSTFLRDRGYVKDGVPLAGPGEARFGVRIGNTYGKDAEFDLWRDKPLRLSLYRDGKRIKNLYVKLGKSKIYTLGKQPKGEHTYKWIWGGDADTFRIASKPLKITVR
- a CDS encoding class I SAM-dependent methyltransferase, with product MDDAEAERDAQFRGGIPEVYQRLLVPMIFEEPAESLAQVVADLAPGEVVETAAGTGALTVALLRSCPGARITATDLNQPMLDAAGAAVPNEVVTWQQADALDLPFDDRAFDVVACQFGAMFFPDRVLGYREAARVLRPGGSLVFNVWDRIETSEVPWVIHAALVTATPEHPVDFLSRTPHGYFHVPRIRDDLEEAGMPGATIRAVDGTSRTTPAEAARAFCQGTPLRVAIEHHETLTVDDATAIAEDALTRHFGPGPIEAPTRWIEVVAKTGG